Genomic DNA from Parasteatoda tepidariorum isolate YZ-2023 chromosome 3, CAS_Ptep_4.0, whole genome shotgun sequence:
NNNNNNNNNNNNNNNNNNNNNNNNNNNNNNNNNNNNNNNNNNNNNNNNNNNNNNNNNNNNNNNNNNNNNNNNNNNNNNNNNNNNNNNNNNNNNNNNNNNNNNNNNNNNNNNNNNNNNNNNNNNNNNNNNNNNNNNNNNNNNNNNNNNNNNNNNNNNNNNNNNNNNNNNNNNNNNNNNNNNNNNNNNNNNNNNNNNNNNNNNNNNNNNNNNNNNNNNNATGTATAGCTCAGAACATTTACATATGATATTTAGTAACTTGAGTGTTAAAAGTATATCTTAGAACTACAACTGTatgttctgaattttttttgaataataattttactttgatatttaattatacataagtgtatatttcatattttgttccttgaatatattatgtttcaatgcataaaattttttgtaacatggGGGGagatccaatttaaaaaaaaaaaaaaaaaaaaatatatatatatatatatatagatagatagatagatagatatagatataacGATATCCAATACAACAACAACTTCCTTTATATACGAGAATGTTTCGTGGTCCCGACGAACTTGCATAATATGGATTAATGTCATGCTTCTCTCAATATTACGATATTCTCTGAAGCAATGAAACCTctataagacaatttttttccaaatttcagcCTTATTTTGGCCATTTGctattggttttcaaataatgcagaaaaatcttattttatcatattttgccGTTTTTTCCGTCTTTTCTGACAAGAGAAGATTCTCTGCTGACCACCCCAGGAACTTCAATTCCAAGAATTGCCACCCTTCCCTCCTAAAAAGTCACAGATGTAACATTCCTATCTGATTTAATTTCCCTCTTTTTAAAAGCTGATCACTAGTCACAAATTAACACAAATCTCACATTAACAGCTGAAAGAGAATTTATTCTGCAGAGGGTGGGTAGAGCACCATTTACTAAACGAGAATCGTTTTCGTGCATTGGATTCAATGCATACTTTGTTGGTTGACTTGTCAgtcaaaaaaaatgaaaaacaaacaagaatatcagattattttgaataaaagcgGTTTTCAGGTATGTTTACGatcttattttctgaatttatttcattttttttaatatttaaccataattagCATTCtgcaaattaagttttttgcataatatatcaatacatttatagttaatacatatataacataaataatttttaagatatctcATCGTGTCCTCTAAGTATGTAGGCCAtcgatataacaatatattaatttgttcCCCAAAATATTGTTGCTGCGAGATTTTACTGTACAGAATACAATACAAGATACAATCGttagaattaatatattattagtttatgtTAAAAGTATAGTGAGATATTAATTGGAATTATTATACTATCCTATCGagttatataacttttttgaaattgatattaaattaatttgatataaaaaaatgtgtaaattttctttgtttttaactaataagtttaaagattttaagtcCAGTACTTAGCATGCCTTTTCTAAAACATCGTCTTTTTTCGAGTGTCGTAAATATCGGGCTCGGTTTCTCCTTATCTGAAATggctcattattttttaaatctcttccAGGGACATGGGGTTTGATCTTTGTAATAATGCTAATAGGGCTTGATGAAATCATGTGGAGGTAGGAGTTGTTTCTATCGAAAGAGTTCTCTAGTAAGTAGCTTTTTTAGTTCTCTAGTAAATAGCGGAGCACTTCTTTAACTTTTGTTAACATTAAGAAATCAATGAACATAAGCGACtttaaatttgtgtaatttaaccttaaatgaaattttatttcaaatagtttcgcttattttgaatgaaaaataaaattttataatatttcatgaatttattttcatgacttTTATTGTATGTTTAAACCTGTTATGGCACGAGAATCATCTCATATATTACGTGAAGTAGACGTTCAGTTAGTTGATTCAGCTGCTTTTACGAATTGAAAAAATGCAGATACCTATGCAATATCTTTAAACGGCAGGCagtgttataattattaataaatgtgatAACGTCCTGCTAACAATCCTGCAAATGTTGGAAACTCATGGGTGCCTGatggaaagagaaaaagaagGAGACCGAGACTAACATGGCAAAAATACATTAAGGAAGATCTTAGTAGAGCATAATTAACTGGATGGGAAAAAGCACGTTGCCCGGCTAAAGACAGGAGTGTGTGGAGAAAAATATTCGAGGCCTTTTGTACCAGTTCGGTATGAAGGCATAATTCGGTATAATTATGTAAGTTATAAGTAAGTGTGATAACGAAACTTTGTAAACATCAATTCAAATTTGATGtctttgtattgaaatttattctagCTTTTTCTTTCCTCTCAAACTCTTATGAAAATGTTAAAGACTGCCAAATAACTTTTATGTCAATTAATCAATATTCCGAAAGTTTCAGTCTAGTGttaccttattttattaaaagcatttttcgaAGCTGTTTCAAAGAGCAAAATATAAACGGTGATTAAAATGTTAGTtatgctaaattaaaattacaattatattttaattaaaaaaaatattaaattgttattacgGGAAAAAATTGCACATCAAATCGTGGTACAAGTGTGCCAAATTGATTTCTAAACTGTTTAAATGCTGAATATAGCAttgtttataaatctatttCTGCGAAAAGTTACagctcaaatttaaaatgtattgcataatttaacaaaattacattcgtaaaaatatttctgtttagaCTAAAATATTGACTAATTTAATTCAGCAAAAATTTCCGAAGAACAATTATTAGAATCAGTATTTCTTTTGATGTTACTGcgcattaaatatgaaatatcatGAATCCCCTTTGAATTAAGGAAGGGTGGTATTGTccactatatatttaatagcaaGTAACCGCGATCTATGGTAAAAAACTAAGGGAAGTATAGCTTAATTTCATTGATAACTTGTTAGCTTAAAGAATACGCGTTCTCAATCTatactctcacttttgacgattaaGCAATCCTTGAGCagagtttcattaattttgagaatcgtTTCGAAGTAAAGCGcgtaatctaaaatatattaccaaaatttttaatcaactcGGAACCTCATTGCAGTGCACTGTGGAGTATTGTTAACTGTAGAATGAAGATTAaacgatcgaaaataaagtgataaaGCTTGCCGACTGGTCGGTATATTGGTCAAAGAGTTATCCTCGTAACAGAAAGATCCCGGGCTTGATTCCAGCTTCGGGCTTGTGTGCAATCTATCAATCTGGTTTACCAGTCCTTGTGAGAGGTGAGCCAAAAACAGTGAGAAATGGTTTTATGTCATTACATTTTTATCCAATATAGAGGAATAAAATTCGAAAGATATCATTACAGTAGACATCAAAGATATCATTACAATAGACATCAATGATATCATTACAATAGACATGAAAGATATCATTACAATATTGATTCATGATGTCAAACAATGTTGTATAGTATCGGTACTACGTAATACTCACATTTATGTTTACTATTTGGTTAAATTGTCTGTGCATATTGAACATTACAAGTTAATACCAGAATAATACACAATACGGGATAGAAATATAGGCTACAAGAAATACACGCTAGCTTCAATCGAATTAGCATTGAAAGTTCCATTACGAGAAAATTGTGCCAAACTCGACCAACTTATCAGAATATTCCGTTTAGGAAACGGGAATGcggtttttaaaagaaagcttgcTCAATTCTCAGAATAGAAAGTTTTAACAGGTTAATATCACATATTctaaaaataccaataaaataCCAATacgataaatataattcaatgaaaatacaattcaatgaatacaattttttaagagttaCTGCACTTTCAAAATGTCACTATTAATCTTGTATATGTATCCATGACTTTTTTATGATTGAAAAGTTGGGATAACAGTTCAAAATTAGTAACTTCCTGTtgaaaaaacaatgtttcaaCGAAAAATACTTACAGAAcagatgataatttttaaacttcctaAAGTACACTAAACAATCGATTCATAGCATTTGTTATCGATGATTGAAAAAATAGCAGAGTTGACCAAATGATAGCTAGTATATCCGTACACTCCTGATTTTCAACAACTCTTAATACCAGTATCGAACTCGGAACATCCTACTATCAGTCAGAAGTGTTGAGTTCTACACGCAATTCCCCAGTAAAAATCAAACTGGTATTAAAtgaatttgcaatttttctttagaattttgtgacgCATGTAATATTACCTTTTATATTGCGTAAAGAGTATTATACTTCAGATGGATAATAAATGTACCACAAGCGAGCCCGGTATCATCGATACAATTCTTCACAACCTGCATGCAACATTATCAATTCTTATTAGTAATTCTTGAGAAATGCATTGCATGGTAAAGTCTTGCTCATTATATTTCGGACTACAagcttttctgaaattttaaaatatatagaatactAGAGCTTTTATCTACATccaattttattgcatttgaaTTCTTACGAAAGTTAAAAACTTCTTAAGGAAGTAATTGACAATTAGCCATAAAATCTCACATATTTCAAACGTCGCGAAAAGTGACAATCCTAACCACATACCAAGTTCACTACCGAGGTGACTGAAGATTTCCGATTTTTCAAACTTAGGCTTTTGAAAATACGACGTTAGTCTGAAATcggagaaatatatttttatcgcTGCCTGATTTCTCGCAATGCTATTGCTATTTTCATTTATCGTATcgtatttctgaaaatatccCAATGCATTTGATGGCCATTTTGCGTAGGAAAGTTTGATGTCGTAATCAACAGAATGGCAAGAAAATGGGCAGTCACAAGTAAATTTGTCTGTGGTTAGATCTTCCAAAACCTTATCAAGACAACAAACATCTGTGGCATTGGAAATATTGCAAGGTTTTGCATCATCTGCTTTTGGTATAGTTGGATCTGTGCATCCACATgccagtttattaaaattttgtatgcaaCTTCTGACGCAGTCCTGTTGGTTGCAAAAAGGATATTTATCATCAAGTTCATAATGAATACACTGATCTCTGAAAGGATATGGTAGTCTAACGATCTGCATTTTTGACATACTTATTGAAGTTTCAAATCCTGGACTAACTGTAATTCCTTCTTCCTCTATATTTGGTTCATCTTTTGGATGATGTATTAATATCTTTGCTCCAATTGCTTGCGTTTCTCTCATATATTGTTTAAGATGCAAATCCAAAACTAGCTCCAAAcctaaattaagtttattcatTGAAGACACAAAGGGattcaaatcatttttctttcgtttgTTAAAAGTATAGCAATTACCATGGCGGAAACTTTGCACGAAAGAAAATTCTTCAATAGAGCAAATTGTGCCATTTATCGTGCAGCTACGTATGAAGCTACTGGCTTGCTCTCCTATTGATTTACGCTTTTCTTTATCCAAAAGAGAATATCTTGTCATAAATGGAAGTCCTGAGTCATCCGAGATATTGCTATATCCATACAAGAGAGCTTTGCATGATGTTATTGTATTTCTTTCAGACAGAGTGAGTCTATAGTGATTCGCTCCCGCCCCATTCATACAAACGTCCATTGGTTTATTTGGTTTCAAGCACCTAATATATCGCTTTTTCATTCGATTCAAATTGCAAACAGTTACTGCAGGAAATTCTAAGCTCCACTTATGTTCAACTTGAAAATCGATGATAACATCATATTGTGAATATACAACTATAAAGGGATAAAGTTGGTGAATACAAACGAGAAGCGccatgaacagaaaaataaccCANCATAGGAAAGTTTGATATCGTAATCAACAGAGTGGCAAGGAAATGGGCAGTCACAAGTAAATTTGTCTGTGGTTAGATCTTCCAAAACCTTATCAAGACAACAAACATCTGTGGCATTGGAAATATTGCAAAGTTTTGCATCATCTGCTTTCGGTATAGTTGGATCTGTGCATCCACATgccagtttattaaaattttgtatgcaaCTTCTGACGCAGTCCTGTTGGTTGCAGAAAGGATATTTATCATCAAGTTCATAATGAATACACTGATCTCTAAAAGGATATGGTAGTCTTAAGATCTGCATTTTTGACATACTTATTGAAGTTTCGAATCCTGGACTAATTGTAATCCCTTCTTCTTCAATATTTGGTTCATCTTTCGGATGATGTATTAATATCTTTGCTCCAATTGCTTGCGTTTCTGTCATGTATTGTTTAAGATGTAAATCCAAAACTAGCTCCAAAcctaaattaagtttattcatTGAAGCCACAAGGGGATTCACATCTGTTTTCTTTCGTTTGTTAAAAGTATAGCAGTTACCATGGCGAAAACTTTGCACGAACGAAAATTCTTCCACAGAGCAAATTGCTCCATTTATCGTGCAGCTACGTATGAAGCGAATGGCTTGCTCTCCTATTGATTTACGCTTTTCTTTATCCAAAAGAGAATATCTTGTCAAAAATGGAAGTGCTGAGTCATCCGAGATGTTGCTATTTCCATACAAGAGAGCTTTGCATGATGTTATTGTATTTCGTTCAGACAGAGTGAATTCATTGCTGCTGTCCGCTCCGGCCCCACTCGTACAAACGTCCATtcgtttatttgttttcaagcacctaatatatttctttttcattcgaTTCAAGTTGCAAACAGTTACTGCAGGAAATTCTAAGCTCCACTTATGTTCAACTTGAAAATCAATGATAACATCATATTGTGAATATACAACTATAAAGGGATAAAGTTGGTGAATGCAAACGAGAAGCGccatgaacagaaaaataatccAAAAGACTTTACGAAgtgtattttttgattttccaaCCTGCGCTATGGCATAAACGGATGAGTTCCCGAATAAGACTGCAGATTCAAGATTTTCCTGCTCTGTGCCTTTTTCAGGTGAAAGCGcttccattttctttaaaaagcaaacttaTTTACGTTTCACATTGTTTTCAAATGAAGACACCTAGAAcaataaaaaggattaaaaacaattagagaattatttaattctatgaCCTTCTCTTTCAGCCTCCAGGTAAGATACAACAAACTTCCGTAATTAACTTTTGAACAACAATGCGATTCAATTTTCTATTCTTagtttcttaagaattttttctaatagttgTTCATCCTAATATGTTTCAGAATTATATTccgcattttttattaatccgAGAAATTTCTGTAGAATCCAaacgatatttcaaaatttagatctCTGTTAATACGCGGGATCCATAATAGACTTTCGTCCCAACTCGTCTTTTCACATtcgtctaaaaaaaaaaaaaaaagcaacaaaaaaaaagctatttctaATCTATCTGTCTATTCCACtttatattatgctttattaattaCTATGCATAATGTTCTTTCTAATCgtatttttaccacattttattttattccaaaaaatagaacaggctgaaaaatatttcaaatttggagCTTTGTTTTTACTCGGAGACCGCCATTTGCAATaggtgtgaaaaaattttttatctgtctACACGTtagcttagaattttttttaagtctctgtttttaatatatttgcaaagttaaatttttcttccattttttggttaaattattttttaattatcaaattaatgttCGATTACCTATTAACCTTTTGAACGTCTTGAAATAGTAGATTATTATCACGTTTGAATATCAAGAGGAAACAACTGTTTTAGTGCTGCTTTCTCAAAAATGCTCTAAATCAATTTGATTGCCATATATTCTATTTTGAGGATTACTTACTGTTGGCAAATCAATAATGTGAAAAATCGGTTTTCTCCGAGAGTTATTACGGagtgaaaatggaaaaaacccttattttctttgtgcaaaatagttttttctccgTATCACAGTTTTTATGGACATAAACTGTTCTCCCTCTGcggttttcatttattttgcggagaatttgctttgtttatagaataggtttatataattctttttattgaaaaaatgtattgagcttttgaaacttttttgactagttaccttaaaatattgtctataCGATTCGTTTTAAATATGTATCTCTAGTACTGaatataaacttttcttttattaatttcctgttaatgaagtaaatttgttaacccttttgaaggccgtggtaagtatcttaccaccacgttttaccacttttaattttggtttccatttttcaataacttccgctttcttgaagtgagtttgaataaaattggtaaccatttgtcacttttagaaaacgtataaaattataaaatacataatttcttttgaagtttgtagcatttaaggaatttattttataaataaagaaaaataaaagtcagtaaattcctaataggtcatgttaaatatatttaccaccaaaaacatggtatttttataaactaaatgagtttttttttttatatcagttactgtttttaaaacaatttcaattccaaaaatactttaatttacctttactagaaataaagggcccattaaagggttaaactgTTTAATAACTAGTTACTATAATCaagtttattgtattatttatattatattattagaattataaattaacattatttgttcGAGTAGATTATTTAGGTTTCTCTctctttgttttaataatatcatcTTTTCTCCTTATCTACCAAGCTAAAATACATTGCAACTGTGGTTCCCAATATCTTTTGGCCATGGAACCCTTAATAATCTACTTACGTTTCGTGGAACTCCGACTTTATCAATTAAGTTCATCTGCAATTTCGATTTCATGTTAACCAAATACTGATCATTGTTTTGAaagtgagaaatttttaattgttcatcAGTGTTAAAATTAGGTTTAACGTCAGATACAACCCTTATTACATTCCTGCGAAACCCTGGGGTTCAGCAGTACACCTTTTGGGTAACACTGctttataaatagtaatatatatGAACCTTTACTCTGACACCTACACTTTAACTCCAGATTGCTCAAGGAAGTCACTTTGACTGCCTTTtgatttcaattagaaaaacaatgatgtatataatgacacaatttcttagaaatttgtgactttttgttcaatacataatttttttattgtaaatatttactaataacttgttatataactgatttaaaaaatttcaaaaatttattttaagcaattttctttacacattagttattctttcacaatccagtcattttgactgcttttgggtaatataggtatatactaagtttcagtctatctagtgttaaatataatttcgaaaaacacTCTATCTGCTACAGAAGTTTCTAatcagtggcgtacgcaagggaggggtttagctcagacaaaatggcaaaaataaaaattttagtagaaattatgcgagctattattttttaagactatatatttttatttgcctcatgcctacttttttttctcacggtatttctcagaatactgtaaaaacatttactacagataatagggttgtacttttgaaaccaaattcacgtgatactgttacggactggttcctttctgtcctgCCAGTGAAGTTTTCGAGACTAGCTGTCATTCGCGAGGCCTTAacgcgatgattctggaatcctagacgttctgtcgtcttagagacaattcgagaattttggaatgtggtgaaaaattatataaaaggatGAACGGAGGGAGTATAGTGGAGTTAGTTAGTCAGACTAAGAGTTATCTTTGCCGCTTGTCTTTCGGAGCTTGTcgctaaatctgttttgttttgtcttaataaaaagttcattcaatcgCCCCGTCGTCGCCACTATTTCGACTAgtgaaaaaatcaataacagtaccattggagatactgtgctatttttttaaattatgaaatttaattgaaaaatttagtttaaaaatttggcaatttaaaattttaattaattttttttttattttttaaaaataatccatattgtttaattatgacataaaaagtaattatctataaattttttgttttaaaaatttaaatctttaaaaaaagctgatttgaataaaaaaatattaatttataaaatgaataaaacataacaATTAGTTATCAAccttttcagaaaagaaaacaagCTTTTAATCGCCTCAGTTGGTATTTGAACTACAAACCTCTCGTCGTGGAAAGTCTTAATCGTGAAAACTACAAATACACATCGGTTGTAAAGTTCTTGTTTGTttgaaagtaaataagtaaatcaaCTGTAACTTTAATGAGGCATTTTTTCACCTTAGGGGCAGATCTGGCAGCTAATTTGTACTCTATCCAAAGTtttcaaacatgttttttaatttaagtttaactaGGAATTTTCAAAATGCGTACTTCCCAAGTGAGTTCCATCCTTTTTTAGGAGAGTGAATATCATATAAATGtgattaattcaattaaaactataaatttcaaaactttaaattggaaatcattaattaattattgtgttTTAGCCTTCTTTTTCATCTTTGGTGTTGCAATAAATTTACTAGCCCACGTTACAATGTACGTGTATTATGCACCAGCAGCCATGGGACCTCATAATGTTTgtgattgaaaaagtatttaacaCTGTTTCAAATAGTAAGTACCTGTGTTTCGAGTTTCTTAAAACAAAGCCCCTCAGTAgtggcaaaaaataaatgcagaatGTTCCTCAATCATCGCCATTATTCTCGctcaatagtttaaaaattctaaccttcaaatcttaaaaagaacgaaatattttttttatatcaccGCGGATCTTTGGACTATGTTTCCGAAATACCTGCTGAACCCATATTTGGGTTTGCCGAAATCCATATTCTTTGAATGAAAGAAGAATGGTATTACCCCCTATATTTAATCGCAAGTAATCGTGATCCATGGTAAAAAAGTAAGTGGAGTACAGCTTGAATTCATTAATACTTGTTAGCTTACAGAATACATTCTCAATCTATActctagtaaataaaaatttcccttttgacgattcagcaatccttgaccCGTGTTtcgttaactttaaaaattatttcgaaataaaacatgaaatctCAAATGTATgaggaaaatttttcaacaattcgGAACCTCAATGTAGTGCATTGTGGAGTATTGTTCACTATAATGAAGACTAAACGATCGAAAATGAAACCATGATACTGTTCTTTGTCattattattgagaaaaataatttgaatagcgCGAAAGGTTTCTAAAAAATAGTCAGAAACcgttgtttatttttctctccTGGAACTTGTTACATTTCAGTGGCTTAAATACCTTTGCAATAGAGACGTCGCAGATCTCAACTTAATTGTGTTACCAATTTCTGCAGTGCTTCTtaagaaggaaaagaaatactaatttttttaaatatttatgaatgcaAACAATCCATGAAAGAATGGAATACTTGCAACTTCggaattaattaatcaaatcgCAAAGGATGGATTTCAATATGAATGgattttagcattaaattattttgatctttTGAAATCCTCTATAGGTTGTACTATAGATTACTTTAGTAATCTTTTTAGTCCTATTTTATGTTAGGCGTTTCCCCTTTTATGACCTGTTCAAAACGACACAAAGAAGAAtttcataatagggaagcaaCCCTGTAGGCGTAGGACAACATTTACGGGTATAGGTTCCTATGTATTAGTTTCAATTTTGGTGATAGGCCCTAACTCTCCAAGAGGCTTGTCGCCACCTTTATGTGATCCCCAGGTCATATGTAGCGTTTTTAGGCTTCTAAATCttgactaaaaatatcatttaaaaagttgaagCTTGGAGAAAGAAACCGATCACAAATTTGAAGTCATTGACTTACAGGAATACCTATATCCGATAAAAATTCTCACGTTATGGAAAAGAATGCTCTCAAGTGATACAGAATACAATTGCtagaattaatatattattactttatgttAAAAGTATAGTAATTAGTTGGAAATCCCCTTTGAATGAAAGAAGAGTGGTATTACCCACTATATCTAATCGCAAGTAATGGCGATCTAtggtaaaaatcattttgaaataaagcacGAAATCTCAAATacgtggggaaaaaaattcaccaATTCGGAACATCATTGGAGTACATTGTGGAGTATTATTAACTATAATGAAGATTAAACGATAGAAAATAAAGTGACAAAGCTTGCCGACTGGTCGGTATATTGGTCAAAGAGTTATCCTCGTAACAGGAAGATCCCGGGTTCGATTCCAGCTTTGGGCTTGTGTGTAATTTATATATCCGTTTTATCTGTCCTTCTTGTGCTGTTTGGGCGACACTGATTCGCTTATATAATGCTTTACGATTGCGATAATGTGATTATTGGATACATTAGGCACTGTgtgggtgttttttttttttttttttttttttNTTTTTGACAAAATTCGTTTCTCTGAAGAAGTCGTGAAGAAGTTTTTTCATCATTCGGtgaaatttttgctttcatcAAAAACGATGAAAGATTCTTGAAATTTGAGCATCCTTTATTTACAGTAtatctaaatttcttttcaagaggaaaataaataaaataataaatttgaaaatttaatgaactcTTTTTATATGATAGTTCTTTTGAGTGTCTTATacattcaaatcaaaatactttttttgtagttaGCTTGCCACATGTAGttagcttattatttttaaaacgtaacAACGCCTTTTTCCTCCTG
This window encodes:
- the LOC107436393 gene encoding amiloride-sensitive sodium channel subunit gamma-2-like is translated as MEALSPEKGTEQENLESAVLFGNSSVYAIAQVGKSKNTLRKVFWIIFLFMALLVCIHQLYPFIVVYSQYDVIIDFQVEHKWSLEFPAVTVCNLNRMKKKYIRCLKTNKRMDVCTSGAGADSSNEFTLSERNTITSCKALLYGNSNISDDSALPFLTRYSLLDKEKRKSIGEQAIRFIRSCTINGAICSVEEFSFVQSFRHGNCYTFNKRKKTDVNPLVASMNKLNLGLELVLDLHLKQYMTETQAIGAKILIHHPKDEPNIEEEGITISPGFETSISMSKMQILRLPYPFRDQCIHYELDDKYPFCNQQDCVRSCIQNFNKLACGCTDPTIPKADDAKLCNISNATDVCCLDKVLEDLTTDKFTCDCPFPCHSVDYDIKLSYXGLFFCSWRFSFVFTNFIPL